Proteins from a genomic interval of Benincasa hispida cultivar B227 chromosome 7, ASM972705v1, whole genome shotgun sequence:
- the LOC120081175 gene encoding helicase SEN1-like, with protein sequence MEGGGSSRSNNKASNHKDSNGLIDVLFSWDFKNVFNQNFYKLKVGKIPKSFESEEQYKGSYLFPLLEETRAELCCSLKTIHKAPFSQVVSIEHSNKKKGKTMFSVNVSTWINTNKKGHQPYKALPGDIFVILDIDPQTISSDYLESSSELNWAFAWLGQANDNNTPSNLKLHISNNMDQVDVHKSTTLFIVFLMNVTTNLRIWKALQGSTDGGIIKHILGTTSTGNQTCKQCNQNGEDSTQNFPTLCLSSLNESQKVAIESCIKNVICQHKPSIELIWGPPGTGKTKTTSILLWKILRMRHQIRTLACAPTNIAITNLASQVVKLLKHDSLSKNDFFCPLGELLLFGNKDRLKFDSQLEDIYLDHRVEKLFKCLGQNGLKFQITSMIGILQENKPSKMKRMFKSIGSSILECVNILVTHIPKQVIMEHNLEKMEILVELIGCIGTLLRKGYDDDKVRESLVDLKCHCLLVLRTLLVSLDEIEVPSKVSKNSIEKFCFQQASLIFTTASNSFKLNSVKKNSLNLLVVDEAAQLKECESLIPLQLQHINHAILIGDEFQLPATIKSKVCEGAKFGRSLFERLSLLGYSKHLLNTQYRMHPLVSCFPNSKFYGNKILDGSIVMDKEYEKHYLPSPLFGPYSFINVCGGQEESNGDGQSKKNMVEVVVVTQIIQMLYKAWCKNKKDLSIGVISPYAAQVSSIQDKFGRKYEKNNEGFRVKVKSIDGFQGGEEDVIIISTVRSNNGKSIGFLSSTQRTNVALTRARFCLWIVGDATTLGKSNSEWRDVVNDAKARKCFFNVEDDKELADGMRMIKTWQISDIKEEILKLDNIYNNDHRGV encoded by the exons ATGGAAGGAGGAGGAAGTTCTAGAAGCAATAACAAAGCTAGTAATCACAAGGATTCCAATGGTCTCATTGATGTTTTGTTTTCTTGGGACTTTAAGAATGTGTTCAATCAAAACTTCTACAAACTCAag GTGGGAAAGATTCCAAAATCATTTGAATCAGAGGAGCAATACAAAGGCTCATACCTATTCCCTTTGTTAGAAGAAACAAGAGCAGAATTATGTTGTAGTTTGAAGACAATTCACAAAGCACCTTTCTCACAAGTGGTTTCTATTgaacattcaaacaaaaaaaaaggcaaaaccATGTTCTCTGTTAATGTTAGCACTTGGATAAACACTAATAAGAAGGGACATCAACCATACAAAGCACTTCCTGGggatatttttgtaattttggaCATTGACCCTCAAACTATTTCAAGTGATTACTTGGAAAGCTCCTCAGAACTTAATTGGGCTTTTGCTTGGTTAGGACAAGCTAATGACAATAATACCCCTTCTAATCTCAAGCTTCATATTTCCAACAACATGGATCAAGTTGATGTACACAAATCAACCACACTTTTCATTGTTTTTCTTATGAATGTGACAACCAACTTGAGAATATGGAAGGCATTACAAGGTTCTACTGATGGCGGGATCATCAAACATATTTTGGGCACAACCTCGACG ggTAATCAAACCTGCAAACAATGCAATCAAAATGGAGAAGATTCAACTCAAAATTTCCCAACACTATGCTTATCATCATTGAATGAATCCCAAAAAGTTGCAATAGAAAGTTGCATAAAAAATGTTATTTGCCAACACAAGCCTTCAATAGAGCTTATATGGGGGCCACCAGGTACAGGCAAAACCAAAACTACAAGTATATTACTTTGGAAAATCTTAAGAATGAGACACCAAATTAGGACTCTTGCTTGTGCACCCACAAATATTGCCATTACAAATCTTGCCTCTCAAGTTGTGAAGTTACTAAAACATGATTCCCTTAGTAAAAATGACTTCTTTTGCCCTTTGGGAGAATTGCTCTTATTTGGGAACAAAGATAGACttaaatttgattctcaattgGAAGATATTTATTTGGATCATAGAGTTGAAAAGCTTTTCAAATGTTTAGGACAAAATGGTTTGAAGTTTCAAATAACATCCATGATAGGGATTCTGCAAGAAAATAAGCCATCAAAAATGAAGAGAATGTTCAAATCCATTGGTTCTTCAATTTTAGAATGTGTCAATATTTTAGTAACTCATATACCTAAACAAGTCATTATGGAGcataatttggaaaaaatggAGATTCTTGTTGAGTTGATTGGGTGTATTGGAACCCTTTTGAGGAAAGGTTATGATGATGATAAAGTGAGAGAAAGTttggttgatttgaagtgtcaTTGTTTGTTGGTTTTGAGGACACTTTTGGTTTCTCTTGATGAAATTGAAGTTCCAAGTAAAGTAAGCAAGAATTCAATTGAGAAGTTTTGTTTTCAGCAAGCTTCTTTGATTTTTACCACAGCTTCAAATTCCTTCAAACTAAACTCAGTGAAAAAGAATTCACTGAATTTGTTGGTTGTTGATGAAGCTGCACAATTGAAGGAGTGTGAATCACTTATACCTTTGCAACTTCAACATATAAACCATGCTATTCTTATTGGTGATGAGTTCCAATTACCAGCAACAATAAAGAGCAAg GTTTGTGAAGGAGCTAAATTTGGTAGAAGCCTTTTTGAGAGGCTAAGTTTATTAGGATACTCAAAGCACCTATTGAATACACAATATAGGATGCATCCATTAGTGAGTTGCTTcccaaattccaaattttatggaaataaaaTTTTGGATGGTTCCATTGTAATGGATAAAGAGTATGAAAAACATTACCTTCCAAGTCCTCTATTTGGACCATATTCTTTCATCAATGTTTGTGGTGGACAAGAGGAAAGCAATGGTGATGGACAAAGCAAGAAGAATATGGTTGAAGTAGTTGTTGTTACCCAAATTATCCAAATGctttacaaag CATGGTGCAAGAACAAGAAGGATCTTAGCATTGGAGTAATATCTCCTTATGCTGCACAAGTTTCATCAATTCAAgacaaatttggaagaaaataTGAGAAGAATAATGAAGGATTTAGAGTAAAAGTAAAGTCTATTGATGGTTTTCAAGGTGGTGAAGAGGATGTGATCATAATATCCACAGTCAGATCCAACAATGGAAAAAGCATTGGATTCCTCTCAAGTACACAAAGAACCAATGTTGCTCTTACAAGAGCAAG